Genomic segment of Persephonella sp.:
CATCTCAAGGTGTTCTTGCTGTCTTTTGAACTCAAGGGAAAGGGCTTTGAATATTTCCGGGTCTTGATTTTTTACATGTTCAAGCAATTATCAAACCTCCTTAACTACAGAAATTTTTTTCTTCAATATTTTTTATCTCATTTACCCTTCTTTCGTGTCTTCCGCCTTCAAATTCTGTTTCAAAGAATACATCAACTATTCCAAGGGCAACATCAATACCTAAAACCCTTGCTCCAAATGCCAGTATATTTGCATCATTATGTTTTCTCGCCATTCTCGCCATATATTCATTTGTGCATAATGCTGCTCTGATTCCTTTTACTTTGTTT
This window contains:
- the rpiB gene encoding ribose 5-phosphate isomerase B, translated to MKVAIGSDHAGFDYKEIVKKHLEEKGFEVIDKGTYSKESVDYPIFGEAVAQAVASGEADRGIVICGTGIGISISANKVKGIRAALCTNEYMARMARKHNDANILAFGARVLGIDVALGIVDVFFETEFEGGRHERRVNEIKNIEEKNFCS